The Vibrio tasmaniensis genome includes a region encoding these proteins:
- a CDS encoding cytochrome c oxidase assembly protein has translation MSDKQSDPNQDKKQPKRLSNKRSTKKLTGYLVLSVVAMFGFGFALVPLYDVMCDALGINGKTNTVSAVQPQGMQPDYSRTVRVEFMSHIKPDMPWQFSPEVRVLEVHPGEVVQTNYIAKNLSGASLVGQAVPSVSPGMGATYFNKMECFCFNQQPLDGHKSAEMGLIFYIEPDIPESIHTLTLSYTLFNITSQVRGEASKPEASTLASN, from the coding sequence ATGAGTGATAAGCAAAGCGATCCCAATCAAGATAAAAAACAACCAAAGCGCCTGTCTAATAAGCGATCGACTAAAAAGCTGACGGGCTACTTGGTGTTGAGCGTGGTTGCGATGTTTGGTTTTGGTTTCGCTTTAGTGCCGCTCTACGATGTGATGTGTGACGCGCTAGGGATCAACGGCAAAACCAATACGGTTTCTGCCGTTCAACCTCAGGGAATGCAGCCTGACTATTCTCGAACTGTTCGAGTGGAATTCATGTCGCATATTAAGCCTGATATGCCATGGCAGTTCTCGCCTGAAGTTCGAGTGTTAGAGGTTCATCCTGGAGAAGTGGTTCAAACTAACTACATTGCCAAAAACCTTTCTGGAGCCTCATTGGTTGGCCAAGCCGTACCATCGGTTTCTCCAGGTATGGGGGCAACTTACTTTAATAAGATGGAATGCTTTTGCTTTAATCAGCAGCCACTTGACGGGCACAAGAGCGCCGAAATGGGTTTGATATTTTACATTGAGCCCGATATTCCAGAATCGATACATACGCTTACGCTCTCTTATACGCTATTTAATATCACGAGTCAGGTGAGAGGAGAGGCAAGTAAGCCTGAAGCGAGCACACTCGCAAGTAACTAG
- a CDS encoding PilZ domain-containing protein yields MHKDRKLELFRYLKPGTKTAGVLEFGLDDSIQINTLYIGHKEDQYLVLELSKKATEALTLRKLINVDIIVRAITDTELGHIIAFKTTVLAHITSPAHLIFLRPPSSFANKPIREHERYKIRLSCEVTVDTLSLDATLVDFSASGCGIYLTQQSDIDVDWNIKVNSDLNEYLDDDLVYKVVSKKRQRQGWLLGIQFPQHLDMSDELKTLLLEQAFVTGSI; encoded by the coding sequence ATGCATAAAGACAGAAAGTTAGAACTGTTCAGATACCTTAAACCAGGTACAAAAACAGCCGGTGTATTGGAGTTTGGCCTAGACGACTCAATCCAGATAAACACACTTTATATCGGACACAAAGAAGATCAGTACCTTGTACTTGAACTTTCAAAAAAAGCGACCGAAGCACTGACGCTAAGAAAGCTCATCAACGTTGATATTATTGTTCGTGCTATTACCGATACTGAACTTGGACACATTATCGCGTTTAAGACGACTGTACTGGCTCACATCACCTCGCCAGCGCACCTTATCTTTCTTCGCCCACCCTCAAGCTTTGCGAACAAACCTATCCGTGAACATGAAAGGTATAAGATACGCCTCAGCTGTGAAGTTACCGTCGATACTTTATCGCTAGATGCCACTCTAGTTGATTTTTCAGCTTCAGGCTGCGGCATCTATCTCACACAGCAATCAGACATCGATGTGGATTGGAATATAAAAGTAAATTCTGATTTAAATGAATATTTGGATGACGATCTGGTTTACAAAGTGGTGAGTAAGAAAAGGCAAAGACAAGGCTGGCTATTAGGCATCCAGTTCCCTCAACACCTAGATATGAGTGATGAATTGAAAACGCTTCTGTTGGAACAAGCTTTTGTCACTGGCTCTATATAA
- a CDS encoding phospho-sugar mutase: protein MQDAMNWLARDPDPRTREELQYLIDEGMHDELEDCFIQRLEFGTAGLRGKVGCGPNRMNRLVIQETATGLGHYLIEHVENASMRGVVVGYDGRLDSKQFAIDTASVLTALGIKVYLTSNVAATPIVAFGIEHFNAAAAVVVTASHNPPEYNGFKVYWENGAQIIPPHDAGIAAEIDIASTKPIPLMSLSDAETQGKLVWLTEGYYQTYRAAINQSPHVSKEIESANTTITYTAMHGVGAQMAEDLLHDSGFHKVFSVAEQREPDGHFPTVNFPNPEEKGAMDLVVNLAKSVDADIACANDPDADRFAVAVRTDDKVRTEDASYKMLTGDQVGVLFAHYLLSKPHTKNQLVGNSIVSSTLLEKVANSRGATYFQTLTGFKWLANIGMQLEDEKNEFLFAYEEALGYTIGTQVRDKDGLSAIVVFAQLVEELKSQGRTVWDLLAQISFEHGVHTNAQRSIALDPDSPSIGSKLRSAQPKAINGVAISVIEDLQSSLRFVIGGNTEAINLPASDVLIYHLEDGSRIIVRPSGTEPKVKVYYETVTKFEGTETYDDTRKRGEEYMDKLIEQHQKELNS, encoded by the coding sequence ATGCAAGATGCAATGAACTGGTTAGCGAGAGACCCAGACCCAAGAACTCGTGAAGAGCTTCAATACCTTATCGATGAGGGAATGCACGACGAACTTGAAGACTGCTTTATTCAACGATTAGAATTCGGAACGGCGGGACTGCGCGGCAAAGTCGGATGCGGCCCAAATAGAATGAACCGCCTGGTCATACAAGAAACGGCCACAGGCCTTGGCCACTATTTAATTGAACATGTCGAAAATGCCTCTATGCGTGGTGTAGTGGTTGGCTACGACGGCCGTTTAGATTCAAAGCAATTCGCGATTGATACAGCTTCTGTACTCACTGCTTTAGGTATTAAGGTTTACCTAACTTCGAATGTTGCCGCGACACCTATCGTTGCCTTTGGTATCGAGCACTTCAACGCGGCGGCGGCTGTTGTCGTGACGGCGAGCCACAACCCGCCGGAGTACAATGGCTTCAAAGTGTACTGGGAGAATGGCGCTCAAATCATTCCCCCTCATGATGCAGGCATTGCTGCTGAAATAGACATCGCATCGACCAAGCCCATCCCATTGATGAGCCTTAGTGACGCTGAAACACAAGGTAAGTTGGTATGGTTAACTGAAGGCTATTATCAAACGTACCGCGCTGCGATCAACCAGAGCCCACACGTGAGTAAAGAGATCGAATCGGCGAACACCACCATCACCTATACAGCTATGCATGGTGTCGGTGCACAAATGGCGGAAGATCTACTTCATGATTCTGGTTTCCATAAGGTGTTCAGTGTTGCCGAACAGAGAGAACCAGATGGTCACTTCCCAACCGTAAACTTCCCCAACCCGGAAGAAAAAGGCGCGATGGATCTTGTGGTTAACTTAGCAAAAAGTGTCGATGCCGACATCGCTTGCGCTAATGACCCAGATGCAGACCGATTTGCGGTTGCCGTTCGAACCGATGATAAAGTCAGAACTGAAGATGCTTCCTACAAAATGCTCACGGGTGACCAAGTGGGTGTGTTATTCGCGCACTACTTGCTATCAAAGCCACACACTAAAAACCAGTTAGTTGGTAACAGTATCGTATCTTCAACTCTGCTTGAAAAAGTGGCTAATTCTCGCGGTGCGACTTACTTCCAAACGCTGACTGGCTTTAAATGGTTAGCGAATATTGGCATGCAATTAGAAGATGAGAAAAACGAGTTCTTGTTCGCCTATGAAGAAGCGTTAGGCTACACAATTGGTACTCAGGTACGAGACAAAGATGGGCTGTCTGCTATCGTCGTGTTTGCTCAACTGGTTGAGGAGTTAAAATCTCAAGGGCGAACCGTTTGGGATCTTCTCGCTCAAATTTCATTTGAACATGGGGTTCATACCAACGCGCAGCGAAGTATTGCCCTAGACCCAGATTCACCATCGATTGGTTCTAAGCTCCGCTCAGCACAGCCTAAAGCGATTAACGGTGTCGCTATCTCTGTGATTGAAGATCTGCAGTCTTCTTTACGCTTCGTCATTGGAGGCAATACTGAAGCCATTAACCTGCCTGCAAGTGACGTACTCATCTATCACCTAGAGGATGGTTCACGCATTATCGTCCGCCCTTCAGGAACAGAACCAAAAGTTAAGGTTTATTATGAGACGGTAACAAAGTTCGAAGGGACAGAAACCTATGACGATACTCGCAAGCGCGGTGAAGAGTACATGGATAAGCTCATCGAACAACACCAGAAAGAGTTGAACTCTTAG
- a CDS encoding DUF1289 domain-containing protein encodes MKTPCRAACKNNGGMCSGCFRTIDEIIGWKSLSEDERTSVMDNLSGVSSTHQCPQCHEPAQCDISAGKETCWCFELEKRDTSNIPKAGACMCRKCLSALPIQ; translated from the coding sequence ATGAAAACACCTTGCCGAGCGGCTTGTAAAAATAATGGCGGAATGTGCAGTGGCTGCTTTCGAACTATAGATGAAATTATAGGTTGGAAAAGCTTATCTGAAGACGAACGAACGTCGGTAATGGATAACCTTAGTGGAGTCAGTTCAACTCACCAATGTCCACAGTGTCATGAGCCAGCTCAATGCGATATTAGTGCGGGTAAAGAGACGTGTTGGTGTTTTGAGTTAGAAAAGCGTGATACTAGCAATATTCCAAAGGCTGGAGCTTGCATGTGCCGTAAATGCCTGTCTGCCTTGCCTATTCAGTAG
- the ctaD gene encoding cytochrome c oxidase subunit I, giving the protein MSSPINKPVKSAPAEDQALSHSTEGTLGNNDLPVDDHDSHAAPKGWARWLYSTNHKDIGTLYLWFSFAMFLTGGAMAMVIRAELFQPGLQLVEPDFFNQMTTVHGLIMVFGAVMPAFTGLANWMIPMMIGAPDMALPRMNNLSFWILPFAFLILIGSLFTEGGGPSFGWTFYAPLSTTYGPDSTALFVFSVHIMGISSIMGAINVIVTIVNMRAPGMTWFKLPMFVWTWLITAFLLIAVMPVLAGAVTMVLTDKYFGTSFFDAAGGGDPVMFQHIFWFFGHPEVYIMILPSFGIVSAIIPAFSGKRLFGYHSMVYATCSIALLSFLVWAHHMFTTGMPVFAELFFMYCTMLIAVPTGVKVFNWVATMWRGALTFETPMLFAIAFIVLFTIGGLSGLMLAIVPADFQYHDTYFVVAHFHYVLVTGAVFSIMAAAYYWLPKWTGHMYDHKLSLWHFWTSVISVNVLFFPMHFLGLAGMPRRIPDYAIQFADVNQVVSIGGFAFGLSQLIFLWLAIKCVRGGEPAPSKPWDRAEGLEWTVPSPAPHHTFTHPPKVD; this is encoded by the coding sequence ATGAGTTCACCAATCAATAAGCCGGTGAAATCGGCTCCAGCAGAAGACCAAGCACTGAGCCATTCTACGGAAGGTACACTAGGCAATAATGATTTGCCTGTTGATGATCACGACTCACATGCGGCACCTAAAGGTTGGGCGCGTTGGCTGTACTCAACCAATCATAAAGACATCGGTACACTTTATCTGTGGTTCAGTTTTGCGATGTTCTTAACGGGGGGGGCCATGGCAATGGTGATCCGTGCGGAGCTGTTCCAACCGGGTTTACAACTTGTTGAGCCAGATTTCTTCAATCAGATGACTACAGTCCATGGTTTAATCATGGTGTTTGGTGCGGTAATGCCTGCATTCACGGGGCTCGCTAACTGGATGATCCCGATGATGATCGGTGCTCCAGATATGGCGTTGCCGAGAATGAACAACCTCAGTTTCTGGATCTTGCCTTTTGCGTTTCTAATCTTGATCGGATCTTTGTTTACAGAAGGAGGCGGGCCGAGTTTTGGTTGGACATTTTATGCTCCGCTCTCAACAACTTATGGCCCAGACAGCACCGCGTTATTCGTATTCTCAGTTCATATTATGGGGATCAGTTCTATCATGGGGGCGATTAATGTGATCGTAACCATAGTGAATATGCGCGCACCGGGTATGACTTGGTTCAAGTTACCGATGTTTGTATGGACTTGGCTAATTACCGCTTTCTTGCTGATAGCCGTGATGCCCGTGCTCGCGGGGGCTGTGACCATGGTGCTGACCGACAAATACTTTGGAACAAGCTTCTTTGATGCCGCTGGTGGTGGTGATCCCGTCATGTTCCAGCACATATTCTGGTTCTTTGGGCATCCCGAAGTATACATCATGATCTTGCCATCTTTTGGTATTGTCTCAGCCATCATTCCAGCATTCAGTGGCAAGCGTCTGTTTGGCTACCACTCTATGGTGTACGCGACTTGTAGTATCGCATTGTTGTCATTCTTGGTTTGGGCGCACCACATGTTCACCACAGGTATGCCAGTATTTGCCGAACTATTCTTCATGTATTGCACCATGTTGATTGCGGTGCCGACCGGTGTGAAAGTGTTCAACTGGGTGGCGACCATGTGGCGGGGGGCTTTGACCTTTGAAACCCCAATGCTGTTTGCGATTGCCTTTATTGTTTTGTTTACGATTGGTGGGTTATCCGGATTGATGCTCGCTATCGTGCCTGCTGATTTCCAATATCACGATACTTATTTTGTTGTGGCTCACTTCCATTATGTTCTGGTAACAGGTGCCGTGTTCTCGATTATGGCTGCTGCCTATTATTGGCTACCTAAGTGGACAGGTCATATGTACGACCACAAACTCAGCTTGTGGCATTTCTGGACGTCGGTGATTTCAGTCAATGTACTGTTCTTCCCGATGCACTTTTTAGGGTTAGCGGGTATGCCGCGTCGTATTCCAGATTACGCCATTCAGTTCGCTGACGTTAACCAAGTCGTGTCGATTGGTGGCTTTGCCTTTGGGTTGTCTCAGTTGATTTTCTTATGGCTGGCTATCAAGTGCGTAAGAGGCGGAGAGCCTGCACCAAGCAAGCCTTGGGACAGAGCTGAAGGCCTAGAATGGACGGTACCAAGCCCTGCGCCTCACCATACCTTTACTCATCCGCCTAAAGTTGATTAG
- the yegD gene encoding molecular chaperone, protein MFIGFDYGTANCSVAAMVDGKPSLLPLEGDNHYIPSTVFAPTRESVSEHLFRHLNIKPSDAIGEQVLRRAIAMNREESIDLVPEDMAFGQAALDLYLEDPRDVYYVKSPKSFLGASGLHDVQVSFFEDLVCAMMANIKHQAELTTQEQIKQAVIGRPINFHGRGGEEANRQAEDILSRAAKRAGFLDIAFQFEPVAAGLDYESTLTENQTVLVVDIGGGTTDCSLLEMGPTWSGKADRTQSLLAHSGQRVGGNDLDIYLAFKQLMSPFGMGNKGISGIDMPLTQFWNPIAINNVEAQKNFYSRENLAALKLLRKEASEPQKLDRLMKVYHDTLGYSIVRRAEETKIALAECSQYRTAINVASELIEVDISVEQMIEAIETPKSKMIELVKEAIQQGQKKPDVIYMTGGSARSPILREAVQQAVPNVPIVSGNYFGSVTAGLARWAEVCFK, encoded by the coding sequence ATGTTTATTGGATTTGATTATGGAACAGCGAACTGTTCTGTCGCGGCAATGGTTGATGGAAAACCAAGCCTGTTACCGCTAGAAGGTGACAACCACTATATTCCCTCAACCGTGTTTGCTCCAACTCGAGAAAGCGTCTCTGAGCATCTATTTCGCCATTTGAATATCAAACCGAGTGATGCAATCGGTGAGCAAGTGTTACGACGTGCGATCGCTATGAATCGAGAAGAGAGTATCGACCTAGTGCCAGAAGATATGGCGTTTGGTCAGGCGGCGTTGGACCTTTACTTAGAAGATCCTCGCGATGTTTATTACGTAAAATCCCCTAAGTCTTTTCTTGGCGCAAGCGGGTTGCATGATGTTCAGGTGAGTTTCTTCGAAGATTTAGTGTGCGCCATGATGGCGAATATTAAACACCAAGCCGAACTCACGACTCAAGAGCAGATCAAACAAGCTGTTATCGGTCGACCAATTAACTTCCACGGTCGAGGTGGTGAAGAAGCAAACCGACAAGCTGAAGATATACTCTCGCGCGCAGCTAAGCGTGCAGGCTTCCTTGATATCGCTTTTCAATTTGAACCGGTCGCTGCAGGCCTTGATTACGAAAGTACTTTGACTGAAAACCAAACGGTATTGGTTGTCGATATTGGTGGTGGTACCACCGATTGCTCATTGTTGGAAATGGGGCCAACCTGGTCTGGTAAAGCGGATCGCACTCAAAGTTTACTTGCTCACAGCGGGCAAAGGGTAGGGGGTAATGACCTTGATATCTACCTTGCCTTCAAACAACTGATGTCACCTTTCGGTATGGGTAATAAAGGTATTTCGGGTATCGATATGCCGTTGACTCAATTCTGGAATCCAATTGCGATAAACAACGTAGAAGCTCAGAAAAACTTTTATTCAAGAGAAAACCTAGCGGCATTAAAGTTACTTCGTAAAGAAGCATCAGAGCCTCAAAAGTTAGACCGTTTAATGAAGGTTTATCACGATACTTTAGGTTACAGCATTGTACGTCGGGCGGAAGAAACCAAGATTGCATTAGCAGAATGCTCCCAATATCGAACTGCGATTAATGTTGCATCAGAGTTGATCGAAGTCGATATCTCCGTTGAACAGATGATCGAAGCGATTGAAACGCCAAAATCTAAGATGATTGAATTGGTCAAAGAAGCGATTCAACAAGGTCAAAAAAAGCCAGATGTCATCTACATGACGGGTGGTTCTGCTCGTTCGCCTATACTTCGTGAAGCAGTGCAGCAAGCCGTACCGAATGTGCCTATCGTGAGTGGTAACTACTTCGGTTCCGTAACCGCCGGCTTAGCCCGCTGGGCTGAAGTTTGTTTCAAATAA
- a CDS encoding porin: MNKKLLALAISGAVFGTQAVAVELYNEDGTAFSVGGHVSVNLNGSEQGDTDVGTNSPRINFNATQELGNGFTVDAKGEWALNYLNGGDESFTTRLGYVGLSHDELGRAVAGTQWAPYYDVASATDMPIAFANDFLYDNHGALGTGRADKMASYRNGFDFGEAGELSFGLGWQGSNTVTTDVYDDTDINDIIHSRTTVAYDDRIQATLGYSIAGVKLGYAFNTGDFKEGGVSKTAESHLVSAAYGSYGSGLYLAGIYASNENMNVGLEESDAYELLAAYALANSLNLSVNYEVVEGEATKGAATQTDREELALQAEYNFTSNVVGYTGYQFDLNDADNRKTDDKWTIGARFYL, encoded by the coding sequence ATGAATAAGAAACTTTTAGCGCTAGCAATTTCTGGTGCAGTATTTGGTACACAGGCAGTTGCGGTAGAGCTTTACAACGAAGACGGTACAGCCTTCTCTGTTGGTGGTCACGTTTCTGTAAACCTGAATGGTTCAGAGCAAGGCGATACGGATGTTGGTACAAACTCACCACGTATCAACTTTAATGCTACGCAAGAATTAGGCAATGGCTTCACAGTTGACGCTAAAGGCGAATGGGCTCTTAATTACCTAAACGGTGGTGATGAGTCATTTACTACTCGTCTTGGCTATGTTGGCTTATCTCATGATGAACTAGGTCGTGCTGTTGCAGGTACGCAGTGGGCACCATACTACGATGTAGCTTCAGCTACTGATATGCCGATCGCTTTCGCGAATGATTTCTTATACGACAACCACGGTGCACTAGGTACTGGTCGTGCAGATAAAATGGCAAGTTACCGCAACGGATTCGATTTTGGTGAAGCGGGTGAGCTTAGCTTTGGCTTAGGTTGGCAGGGTAGTAACACAGTAACGACAGACGTTTACGATGATACAGATATCAACGATATCATTCACTCTCGTACAACAGTTGCGTACGACGATCGTATTCAAGCGACTCTTGGTTACTCAATCGCTGGTGTTAAATTGGGCTATGCCTTCAACACTGGTGACTTCAAAGAAGGTGGTGTTTCTAAGACTGCTGAATCTCACCTAGTTTCTGCTGCATACGGTTCTTACGGCTCAGGTTTATACCTAGCAGGTATCTACGCTTCAAACGAAAACATGAATGTAGGCCTTGAAGAAAGTGATGCATATGAATTGCTAGCGGCTTACGCTTTAGCGAACAGCTTAAACTTAAGCGTTAACTACGAAGTTGTTGAAGGCGAAGCGACGAAAGGCGCGGCAACACAAACTGACCGTGAAGAGCTAGCTCTACAAGCTGAATACAACTTTACTAGCAATGTTGTTGGCTACACTGGCTATCAGTTTGATCTAAACGATGCAGACAACAGAAAAACTGACGACAAGTGGACTATTGGTGCTCGTTTCTACCTATAA
- a CDS encoding HopJ type III effector protein has product MELQTLLNTLTDTPESVQFEDTIQVIEAHYDFTESEFRNGDVVNAAGQNNGSCKIFAFGLDQGLSAEQTLACFGQFYRNDVLGFPENTDHQNIRNFMTHGWSGIQFSQPALIVKSK; this is encoded by the coding sequence ATGGAACTGCAAACCTTATTGAATACTCTGACTGATACCCCAGAAAGCGTGCAATTTGAAGACACAATACAAGTGATAGAAGCTCATTATGATTTTACTGAGAGTGAATTTCGTAATGGCGATGTAGTGAATGCGGCAGGACAGAATAATGGTTCGTGTAAGATTTTTGCTTTTGGTTTAGATCAAGGTCTATCGGCAGAGCAAACACTTGCTTGTTTTGGCCAATTTTATCGTAATGACGTATTAGGCTTTCCAGAGAACACTGACCATCAAAATATCCGTAACTTCATGACTCATGGTTGGAGCGGTATACAGTTCTCTCAGCCTGCACTGATTGTAAAATCGAAGTAA
- a CDS encoding LysE family translocator has product MIDLTILPVYLTAVVALLLLPGPDMLLIASSSMSYGRKVGVFASLGNATSGIILTVLAAMGVSALIAMSPVALKALHLLGGAYLLKMGWDCLRTEQGNAPELSDNRAAKAYYQRALISNLLNPKALVFFVMFLPQFVSTSIEATSGEQMLVLGLLLNVLGLTFNFLLVALVGTIGKSLVENAKFRTYQQKVMGGVFIVLAVWMLSSFFTS; this is encoded by the coding sequence ATGATCGATTTAACCATCCTACCTGTTTACCTGACGGCCGTTGTAGCTCTTCTCCTTTTACCAGGCCCTGATATGTTACTCATCGCAAGCTCAAGCATGAGCTATGGCCGTAAAGTCGGTGTGTTTGCGAGCTTAGGTAATGCGACTTCTGGAATTATCCTGACAGTATTAGCAGCAATGGGCGTTTCAGCATTGATTGCGATGAGTCCAGTGGCTTTAAAAGCCCTTCATCTATTAGGTGGTGCATACTTATTAAAGATGGGGTGGGATTGTCTTCGAACAGAACAGGGCAATGCGCCTGAGTTAAGCGATAACCGTGCTGCAAAAGCCTACTACCAACGAGCACTTATTAGTAACCTACTTAATCCTAAAGCGTTGGTTTTCTTCGTGATGTTCTTACCGCAGTTTGTATCGACGAGTATTGAAGCGACTTCGGGCGAGCAGATGCTCGTTCTAGGTTTATTGCTGAATGTGCTAGGTTTGACGTTCAACTTTTTACTTGTGGCGTTAGTGGGTACTATTGGTAAATCTTTGGTAGAAAATGCTAAGTTTCGCACCTATCAGCAAAAAGTGATGGGCGGAGTTTTCATCGTGTTGGCGGTTTGGATGTTGTCTTCTTTCTTTACTTCGTAA
- a CDS encoding fumarylacetoacetate hydrolase family protein: MSSVVDQEQLMNSKRTATPSKVLCIGRNYVDHIEELNNVIPDSMVVFNKPSTSVTSSLSSFHQETLHYEAEICCIVENGEYSAVGLGLDLTKRELQSSLKAKGLPWERAKAFDGSAVFSRFVPIGNLNLSDLNLELFINCVRVQKGHVEQMLYSPETILEELSSYTTLLDGDVVMTGTPKGVGEVHQGDIFLGRLKCGETTVIEIEWVAR, encoded by the coding sequence ATGAGCAGCGTTGTAGATCAGGAGCAATTGATGAATTCGAAACGAACAGCAACACCCAGCAAAGTACTGTGTATTGGGCGCAATTATGTTGATCACATCGAAGAGCTTAATAATGTTATCCCTGACTCTATGGTGGTGTTTAATAAGCCGAGCACTAGCGTTACGTCTTCTCTGTCATCTTTCCATCAAGAAACGTTACATTATGAAGCTGAAATCTGCTGCATTGTTGAAAACGGTGAATACTCTGCTGTGGGGCTAGGTTTAGACCTTACTAAACGCGAGCTACAAAGTAGTTTGAAAGCGAAAGGCCTGCCTTGGGAGCGAGCTAAAGCTTTTGATGGTTCTGCTGTTTTTAGCCGCTTTGTTCCCATCGGTAATTTGAACCTCTCTGACTTAAACTTAGAGTTATTTATTAACTGTGTCCGCGTTCAAAAAGGGCATGTTGAACAGATGCTTTATTCTCCAGAGACCATCCTCGAAGAGTTATCTTCTTATACGACTTTGCTAGACGGTGATGTTGTGATGACGGGCACTCCTAAAGGTGTCGGAGAGGTACATCAAGGTGATATTTTCCTTGGTCGTCTAAAGTGTGGCGAAACCACTGTGATTGAGATCGAGTGGGTAGCACGTTAA
- the coxB gene encoding cytochrome c oxidase subunit II: protein MKRLLVRLAWLLKSFVVILVSPLVHASSEYNMTQGVTEISGKVYELHMLIFYICCAIAFVVFGVMFYSILRHRKSKGAVAAHFHESTKVEILWTIIPIIILIAMAIPATKTLIAMEDTSQSELTVKVTGSQWKWHYSYFGEDVEFFSLLATSDKEIEGIEVKGAHYLLEVDKPLVLPINRKVRFLMTSDDVIHSWWVPAFAVKKDTIPGFINEAWTKIDEPGVYRGQCAELCGRAHGFMPIVVHAMEEAEYDAWLAEQKELAVAAQQAAQDALDASLSLEELNTIGEEVYKTRCAVCHQVNGEGIPGAFPAIKGSPIALGDVDVHIDTIVYGRGGTAMQAFDNQLTEKEIAAVVTYQRNAWGNDTGDIVQASDVNAYKAKQEGGEQASDEQGSTDETEGSTDKAQNDAKEQL from the coding sequence TTGAAAAGATTACTGGTTAGGCTAGCGTGGCTTTTGAAAAGTTTTGTTGTGATTTTAGTGTCGCCTTTGGTGCATGCAAGCAGTGAATACAACATGACTCAAGGTGTCACTGAGATCAGCGGTAAGGTATACGAACTTCATATGCTGATCTTCTACATCTGCTGTGCGATTGCTTTTGTTGTTTTTGGTGTGATGTTTTATTCAATTCTGAGACACCGAAAGTCGAAGGGGGCGGTTGCAGCCCATTTTCACGAAAGCACGAAAGTCGAAATTCTTTGGACCATCATCCCTATTATCATCCTCATCGCTATGGCTATCCCGGCCACCAAGACCTTGATAGCGATGGAAGATACCTCCCAATCAGAGCTGACAGTCAAAGTTACAGGGTCGCAATGGAAGTGGCACTACAGCTACTTTGGTGAAGACGTTGAGTTTTTCAGCCTTTTAGCGACCAGTGATAAAGAGATTGAAGGCATCGAAGTGAAAGGCGCGCATTACTTGTTAGAAGTTGATAAGCCGCTTGTACTGCCTATCAATCGCAAAGTCCGTTTCTTGATGACTTCCGATGATGTTATTCACTCATGGTGGGTACCAGCTTTTGCCGTTAAGAAAGATACCATTCCGGGTTTCATAAATGAGGCTTGGACAAAGATAGATGAGCCCGGTGTTTATCGAGGCCAGTGTGCTGAGTTATGTGGCCGTGCTCATGGCTTTATGCCGATAGTGGTGCATGCGATGGAAGAAGCTGAGTATGACGCATGGTTAGCCGAGCAAAAAGAATTGGCGGTAGCCGCACAGCAAGCCGCGCAAGATGCATTAGATGCGTCACTTTCCTTGGAAGAGCTCAATACCATTGGCGAAGAGGTGTATAAAACTCGTTGTGCGGTGTGTCACCAAGTTAACGGCGAAGGTATTCCCGGAGCATTTCCTGCCATAAAAGGAAGCCCTATTGCGCTTGGTGATGTAGATGTGCATATCGATACCATTGTTTATGGTCGTGGTGGTACGGCGATGCAAGCATTCGATAACCAGTTAACTGAGAAAGAGATCGCAGCGGTAGTGACTTATCAACGAAACGCTTGGGGTAATGACACTGGGGATATTGTTCAGGCTTCAGATGTGAACGCTTATAAAGCCAAGCAAGAAGGCGGGGAACAAGCTTCTGACGAACAAGGTTCAACGGATGAAACGGAAGGCTCAACGGACAAAGCACAAAACGATGCTAAGGAGCAGTTATGA